Proteins encoded in a region of the Prunus persica cultivar Lovell chromosome G4, Prunus_persica_NCBIv2, whole genome shotgun sequence genome:
- the LOC109948641 gene encoding LRR receptor-like serine/threonine-protein kinase GSO2, whose translation MTGHVIGLNLGSGGLQGNIHSNSSLFSLGHLKRLDLSSNDFGGSPIPSKFGGFWPNPFRNFPPFHLGFTLSLNRIVQNLTNLRELNLDNVDMLSVVPDSFKNLSSSLKTLELSWCNLQGKFPESIFHRPNLRLVDLGYNYNLTGYFPESNWSSPLEMLDLSHTRISVDWHHLTRNFKSLRDLSLSNYSFVGSYLAFLANLTQIMRLDLSYNSFGGQIPWSLFLNLESLVELYLSGNNYVGQFPEVDSNSTSNSSLYDFSKQQLVGHIPRQLITLFLDGNQLNGTIPSWLGSLPSLELLYLGSNQLSGNIIEFQSRSLSWLGLRNNKLDGLIPRSIFELENLHYLDLSSNQLSGNIIEFQSRSLSGLYLSDNKLDGLIPRSIFELEKVMDLDLSSNNLSGIVEFGSKLQSLLTLNLSFNYLSLSFNHLSNNTWPQLFSLDLSSCNISEFPYFLRAAPNLDRLSLSHNRIQANIPKWLLDLGKDSLGYLDLSHNSLTGTVGPLRWKNLYYLDLRNNSLQGELPIPSPSTSYIFISNNQFTGEIPPTICSLSSLQILDLSNNKLSGKIHQCIENFSQSLSVLNLRNNQFHGVIPDTFSEGNVLRNLDLNGNQLEGSLPQSLLTCRELEVLDLGNNKIEDTFPNWLESLPKLQVLILRSNKFSGEICFPKTKFPFQKLHIIDLSNNRFSGLLPTKYFENLTAMINSQEHGLKYMGGRYYQDTVVVTIKGFKIEMKKILTYFIIIDFSNNTFRGEISSVISKLKSLKGLNFSHNELAGTIPPSFGEMNNLEWLDLSSNKLVGDIPEQLVNLTSLSKFNVSKNQLVGPIPRGKQFDTFENDSYSGNTGLCGLPLSKTCSAPHQSLASSFQQEDDLEHGNGFDWKVVLMGYASGVW comes from the exons ATGACTGGTCATGTGATCGGTCTCAACCTTGGTTCGGGTGGGCTTCAAGGCAATATCCATTCCAATAGCAGCTTATTCTCTCTCGGCCATCTCAAGAGGCTAGACCTCTCTTCTAATGATTTCGGAGGTTCCCCAATTCCGTCCAAATTTGGTGGCTTT TGGCCCAATCCCTTCCGAAATTTCCCACCTTTCCACCTTGGTTTCACTCTCAGCTTGAACAGAATTGTTCAAAACCTGACCAATCTTCGGGAGCTTAATTTGGACAATGTTGATATGTTATCAGTTGTACCCGATTCCTTCAAAAAtctgtcttcttctttgaaaACTCTTGAACTTTCCTGGTGCAACTTGCAAGGAAAATTCCCAGAAAGCATTTTCCACCGACCAAATCTTCGACTCGTAGATTTAGGCTACAACTATAACCTCACAGGTTATTTCCCCGAGTCTAACTGGAGTAGTCCGCTCGAGATGTTGGATCTCTCTCATACAAGAATCTCAGTAGATTGGCATCATCTGACAAGAAATTTCAAGTCTTTGAGAGATTTGTCTCTCAGCAATTACAGTTTTGTAGGATCATATCTTGCATTTCTTGCTAACCTCACACAAATCATGCGGTTGGACCTCTCGTATAACAGTTTTGGTGGCCAAATCCCATGGTCGTTGTTTTTAAACCTTGAGAGTCTCGTTGAGTTGTATCTTAGTGGCAACAATTATGTCGGTCAGTTTCCAGAAGTTGATAGCAACTCGACATCGAACTCTTCTTTATATGATTTTTCAAAACAACAACTTGTGGGTCATATTCCTCGACAGTTAATCACCCTTTTTTTAGATGGGAACCAACTCAACGGAACAATACCATCTTGGTTAGGTAGTTTGCCATCATTGGAATTGTTATACCTCGGAAGTAACCAACTCAGCGGTAATATCATTGAGTTCCAATCTCGTTCTTTGTCATGGCTTGGTTTAAGGAATAACAAGCTGGATGGCCTGATTCCAAGATCAATCTTTGAACTTGAGAATCTTCATTACCTTGATCTATCATCCAACCAACTCAGCGGTAATATCATTGAGTTCCAATCTCGTTCTTTGTCAGGGCTTTATTTAAGTGATAACAAGCTGGATGGCCTGATTCCAAGATCAATCTTTGAACTTGAGAAGGTTATGGATCTTGATCTATCATCCAATAACTTGAGTGGCATTGTGGAGTTTGGATCCAAACTCCAAAGTCTCTTGACGCTTAATCTTTCATTTAATTATCTATCCTTGAGCTTCAACCATTTGAGTAACAACACCTGGCCTCAACTTTTCAGTCTAGATTTGTCGTCTTGTAACATAAGTGAGTTCCCATACTTTCTAAGGGCCGCACCAAATTTGGACAGGTTATCCCTTTCCCACAACCGAATCCAAGCCAACATTCCCAAATGGTTGTTGGATTTGGGGAAAGATTCATTGGGTTATTTGGATCTTTCTCACAACTCTTTGACTGGCACTGTAGGACCGCTTCGGTGGAAAAATCTTTACTATCTTGACCTTCGCAACAATTCTCTCCAAGGAGAGCTTCCAATTCCATCACCTTCCACTTCTTACATTTTCATATCAAATAATCAATTTACTGGAGAGATACCTCCAACGATCTGCAGCCTGAGTAGCCTTCAAATCCTTGATTTGTCTAATAATAAATTGAGTGGCAAAATTCACCAATGCATAGAGAATTTCAGTCAGAGCCTCTCTGTTTTGAATCTACGGAATAATCAATTTCATGGTGTGATTCCTGACACATTTTCCGAGGGAAACGTTTTGAGAAATCTTGATCTTAATGGAAATCAGTTGGAAGGGTCGTTGCCGCAATCTTTGCTCACATGTAGAGAGTTGGAAGTTCTAGACCTtggaaacaacaaaattgaagaCACATTTCCAAATTGGCTGGAATCTCTTCCGAAGTTGCAGGTTCTTATCTTGAGGTCTAACAAATTCTCTGGTGAAATATGCTTTCCAAAAACTAAGTTTCCATTCCAAAAATTGCATATCATAGACCTCTCCAACAATCGGTTTAGCGGTCTCTTGccaacaaaatattttgaaaatttgacgGCCATGATAAACTCGCAAGAACATGGACTGAAATATATGGGAGGGCGCTACTATCAGGATACTGTGGTAGTGACAATTAAAGGcttcaaaattgaaatgaagaaGATCCTAACGTACTTCATAATTATTGATTTCTCAAACAACACTTTTAGAGGAGAGATTTCAAGTGTAATTAGTAAGCTTAAATCATTGAAGGGGCTTAACTTTTCTCATAATGAGCTTGCAGGTACAATTCCACCATCATTTGGCGAAATGAACAATCTTGAATGGTTAGATCTGTCTTCAAACAAACTTGTTGGTGATATTCCGGAGCAACTAGTAAATTTGACGTCACTATCAAAGTTCAATGTTTCAAAAAATCAACTTGTGGGGCCCATACCTCGTGGCAAGCAATTTGATACATTTGAAAATGATTCATATAGTGGAAATACAGGATTGTGTGGATTGCCACTTTCTAAAACATGCAGTGCAC